The following proteins come from a genomic window of Streptomyces sp. GS7:
- a CDS encoding helix-turn-helix domain-containing protein: MTSPSSSVQEARKALGQRLAEIRQSAGLTKRALAHHLGWHESKASRFESGARSPSERDLREWCSACGAEGETEDLISTARGIEGMYVEWRKMERHGLKWAQESVLPLWERTQRFRIYSPWLIPGPVQTASYITALLTSIRDRRGLIDDVPAAVKVRVEKQQVVYGNHKFAILLEESVLRYRIGGTDVMAGQLGYLLSVMALPSVSIGIIPQDADRSGLWPVEGFFLYDDELVNVELISAHLTVVQKHELAMYAKTFTELAELAVYGSAARELITTAIESLG, from the coding sequence ATGACATCGCCATCTTCGAGCGTCCAGGAAGCCCGCAAGGCGCTCGGACAACGCCTCGCCGAGATCCGGCAATCAGCCGGACTCACCAAGCGAGCGCTGGCCCACCATCTGGGCTGGCACGAGTCGAAGGCTTCGCGCTTCGAGAGCGGCGCCCGTTCGCCCTCGGAGCGCGACCTTCGCGAATGGTGTTCCGCATGCGGCGCGGAAGGTGAGACAGAGGATCTCATCTCGACAGCCCGCGGAATTGAGGGCATGTATGTCGAGTGGCGCAAGATGGAGCGCCACGGGCTCAAGTGGGCGCAGGAGTCAGTGCTCCCGCTTTGGGAGCGAACCCAGCGCTTTCGCATTTACTCACCATGGCTCATTCCCGGCCCCGTGCAAACGGCCTCATACATCACCGCACTTCTGACCTCCATTCGTGACCGCCGAGGACTCATCGACGACGTGCCGGCGGCCGTCAAGGTGCGCGTGGAGAAGCAGCAGGTCGTCTACGGCAACCACAAGTTCGCCATCCTCCTGGAAGAGAGCGTGCTGCGGTACCGCATCGGCGGCACGGACGTGATGGCGGGCCAACTCGGCTATCTCCTCAGCGTCATGGCGCTGCCATCGGTGAGCATCGGCATCATTCCCCAGGACGCCGACCGTTCGGGCCTCTGGCCCGTCGAGGGCTTCTTCCTGTACGACGACGAGTTGGTGAACGTCGAACTCATATCGGCTCATCTCACCGTCGTCCAGAAGCACGAACTTGCCATGTATGCCAAGACGTTCACCGAGCTGGCCGAACTTGCCGTCTACGGCTCCGCTGCGCGTGAACTCATCACCACAGCCATCGAATCTCTAGGGTGA
- the dapF gene encoding diaminopimelate epimerase → MRFRKIHGAGNDFVLLSDLEPGSDRDWPKEAERLCARRTGVGADGLVISSLISKTPAVLEAACFNADGSIATMCGNALRCTAWAAHRDHGFREMSLRMAGVMHEAIVKDGSVWVTAEVGAIHPRRVQTIINGKPTWFDSAHTGTEHIVAIVDDVDAIDTVMVGRLVRHHADLAPLGTNVNFVQTGGSQTLKIRTYERGVEAETLSCGSGAVAAVVIATMRGLVAPRTVTVHNRAGEPLTVRPHSNRPQRTQWVGGPVTNTFEGVLA, encoded by the coding sequence ATGCGCTTCCGCAAGATTCACGGCGCAGGGAACGACTTCGTCCTGCTCTCCGACCTCGAACCCGGCAGTGACAGGGACTGGCCAAAGGAGGCAGAACGCCTCTGTGCCAGACGAACCGGCGTCGGCGCGGACGGCCTTGTCATCAGCAGCCTGATCAGCAAAACCCCCGCCGTCCTCGAAGCCGCGTGCTTCAACGCCGACGGCTCGATCGCCACGATGTGCGGCAATGCCCTCCGGTGTACCGCCTGGGCCGCCCACCGCGACCACGGCTTTCGCGAGATGAGCCTTCGCATGGCGGGGGTGATGCACGAGGCGATCGTCAAGGACGGCTCTGTGTGGGTCACAGCCGAAGTCGGCGCGATCCACCCCCGGCGGGTGCAGACCATCATCAACGGCAAGCCGACCTGGTTCGACAGCGCCCACACCGGCACCGAACACATCGTTGCCATCGTGGACGACGTGGACGCCATCGACACGGTGATGGTCGGGCGCCTTGTCCGCCACCATGCCGACCTTGCCCCTCTGGGGACGAACGTCAACTTCGTCCAAACCGGCGGCAGTCAAACGCTCAAGATCCGCACCTACGAGCGCGGCGTCGAGGCGGAAACCCTGTCGTGCGGGAGCGGGGCCGTCGCAGCCGTCGTCATCGCCACCATGCGCGGACTCGTGGCCCCGCGCACCGTCACCGTCCACAACCGCGCCGGGGAGCCGCTCACGGTCCGGCCACACAGCAACCGGCCCCAGCGGACTCAGTGGGTCGGGGGCCCGGTCACCAACACCTTTGAAGGGGTGCTTGCATGA
- a CDS encoding helix-turn-helix domain-containing protein, which yields MNVQNAARYMGISVNTLYVWRHRRQGPPVSVWGPGGRVMYRRDLLDAWLTEQQNADSRSNPALNPVHKAPQRRPVRRAA from the coding sequence ATGAACGTCCAGAATGCAGCGCGGTACATGGGCATCTCGGTGAACACTCTGTACGTCTGGCGCCATCGACGTCAGGGACCCCCAGTTTCCGTATGGGGCCCAGGTGGGCGGGTCATGTATCGCCGAGACCTGCTGGATGCATGGCTGACGGAACAGCAGAACGCCGATTCACGGTCGAACCCGGCCCTCAACCCGGTGCACAAGGCCCCGCAGCGACGCCCTGTACGTCGCGCTGCCTGA
- a CDS encoding glutamate ligase domain-containing protein, which yields MTEAEGGRRIAVLGEMLELGDEAVEAHREIGRFAAEVGVDLVVAVGGDNAKQLALAAGAAGVPDIAFVANNETAANFLEGILKPGDAVLVKASRGGQLWQVAQRLTGQPVTGL from the coding sequence ATGACCGAGGCCGAAGGCGGCCGGAGGATCGCCGTACTCGGCGAGATGCTGGAGCTGGGTGACGAGGCAGTCGAGGCCCACCGCGAGATTGGACGCTTCGCAGCCGAGGTGGGCGTCGACCTCGTTGTGGCGGTCGGCGGCGACAACGCGAAGCAGCTCGCTCTCGCAGCAGGAGCGGCGGGCGTGCCGGACATCGCGTTCGTCGCGAACAACGAGACCGCCGCCAACTTCCTCGAAGGCATCCTCAAGCCTGGTGATGCTGTCCTCGTTAAGGCGTCAAGAGGAGGTCAGCTCTGGCAGGTGGCCCAAAGACTTACCGGTCAGCCCGTTACCGGCTTGTGA
- a CDS encoding amidohydrolase family protein has translation MTDLLITAGRVLTGPGGECVEDGAVLVRGSTIAAVGPRKTLAALATEGLSTKSFPNATVLPGLIDSHVHLAFDASSDVVAALQGSDDETLMAGMADRARQLLGSGVTTVRDLGDRNGLAVRLRDAITEGARPGPRILAATTPLTSPGGHCWFFGGEVEGADAIRDMVRRNVRAGADVIKIMATGGGLTRGGPAIWQSQFDEGDLRIVVEEAQRAGLPVAVHAHGTEGIQAAVAAGVNTIEHCTWMAEDGGFDLREDLVAKIKAAGIHICTATSPNWRAFAERVGHERAEELFASMRWMAELDVPMIAGTDAGVTRAVFDKIVNSLEFYQYLGIPLAKIIDMATINAAHALGIGSETGQLAQGYRADILIVDGNPLDELDALRRVRLVLAAGRPFTAER, from the coding sequence ATGACGGACCTACTGATCACGGCCGGTCGGGTACTCACCGGACCTGGCGGCGAATGTGTCGAGGACGGTGCCGTGCTCGTACGCGGAAGCACCATCGCCGCTGTCGGCCCGCGCAAGACGCTCGCGGCGCTGGCAACCGAAGGACTGTCGACGAAGTCCTTCCCGAACGCCACGGTGCTGCCGGGGCTCATCGACTCCCACGTCCATCTCGCCTTCGACGCGAGTTCGGACGTGGTGGCTGCCCTGCAAGGCAGCGATGACGAGACGCTGATGGCTGGCATGGCCGACCGAGCCCGTCAACTGCTCGGCAGCGGTGTGACCACAGTGCGCGACCTGGGTGACCGGAACGGACTGGCCGTACGCCTTCGCGACGCGATCACCGAAGGAGCCCGGCCTGGGCCACGGATCCTGGCCGCCACAACACCGTTGACCTCGCCCGGGGGCCACTGCTGGTTCTTCGGCGGCGAGGTCGAGGGCGCAGACGCCATCCGTGACATGGTGCGACGCAACGTGCGGGCTGGAGCCGACGTCATCAAGATCATGGCCACCGGCGGCGGACTCACCCGAGGCGGACCCGCAATCTGGCAGTCCCAGTTCGACGAGGGCGACCTCCGTATCGTGGTCGAGGAAGCCCAGCGCGCCGGCCTACCCGTTGCCGTCCATGCACACGGCACCGAGGGCATTCAGGCGGCCGTGGCCGCAGGCGTGAACACGATTGAGCACTGCACCTGGATGGCCGAGGACGGCGGATTCGACCTCCGTGAGGATCTCGTCGCCAAGATCAAGGCCGCTGGGATCCACATCTGCACGGCCACCAGCCCCAACTGGCGCGCGTTCGCCGAACGGGTGGGCCATGAGCGCGCCGAGGAACTCTTCGCGTCGATGCGCTGGATGGCAGAGTTGGACGTGCCGATGATCGCCGGAACCGACGCCGGGGTGACGCGAGCGGTCTTCGACAAGATCGTCAACAGCTTGGAGTTCTACCAGTACCTGGGGATCCCCCTCGCGAAGATCATCGACATGGCCACCATCAACGCGGCCCACGCGCTGGGCATCGGATCTGAGACCGGACAGCTGGCCCAGGGATACCGCGCGGACATCCTCATAGTGGACGGCAACCCCCTCGACGAGCTTGACGCCCTCAGGCGCGTGCGACTTGTCCTAGCCGCCGGACGTCCCTTCACAGCTGAACGATGA
- a CDS encoding DUF6879 family protein produces MTRTPTFEELFRDCQRTAVHLEMRDAYMKSDPAFIDWKADKVLDPAERWADWHAIVTEATSRGVEVRRARVVSTPVSEYIRFEYDVTDGLNIAAGESVRWLSRRKATDLALPGNDFWLFDSSLVLVNHFDGEGENMEVELTEDPEVAKLCESAFEAVWKRATPHAGFELA; encoded by the coding sequence GTGACGAGGACCCCGACGTTTGAGGAGCTGTTCCGCGACTGCCAGAGGACTGCGGTCCATCTGGAGATGCGCGACGCCTACATGAAGTCGGACCCGGCCTTCATCGACTGGAAGGCCGATAAGGTCCTCGACCCCGCCGAGCGCTGGGCCGACTGGCACGCCATCGTCACGGAGGCGACCTCGCGAGGCGTCGAGGTCAGACGTGCCCGCGTCGTTTCGACGCCGGTCAGCGAGTACATCCGGTTCGAGTACGACGTAACGGACGGACTGAACATCGCTGCCGGCGAAAGCGTGCGGTGGCTCTCGCGGCGCAAAGCAACCGACCTCGCCCTTCCGGGCAACGACTTCTGGCTGTTCGACTCCAGCCTCGTCCTCGTCAACCACTTTGACGGCGAGGGCGAGAACATGGAGGTCGAACTCACGGAAGACCCGGAGGTGGCGAAGCTCTGCGAATCGGCCTTCGAGGCCGTGTGGAAACGGGCAACGCCACACGCAGGGTTCGAGCTGGCCTAA
- a CDS encoding NUDIX domain-containing protein translates to MPVYDAARDHAQRGACTHSQRCPLVTTGAVVVDECNRVLCIRHEGAFALAEAEPEDQDDSLSGAALRLLAEEVGIRDVWTEPGSEGPFLIDVTRAGNHGYGPRLRIGFRYLFRAHSGAVFPSMIEMGTAAWMPLSEIGITSVRERLRSQLFCGS, encoded by the coding sequence ATGCCGGTGTACGACGCCGCCCGCGACCACGCGCAGCGCGGAGCCTGCACCCACAGCCAGCGCTGCCCCCTCGTGACGACGGGCGCGGTCGTCGTGGACGAGTGCAATCGCGTGCTGTGCATTCGGCATGAAGGGGCCTTCGCCCTCGCCGAGGCGGAGCCGGAGGACCAGGACGACTCGCTCAGCGGGGCGGCTCTGCGCCTGTTGGCCGAGGAGGTCGGCATCCGCGACGTGTGGACGGAACCTGGCAGCGAGGGCCCGTTCCTGATCGACGTGACCCGCGCAGGAAACCACGGGTACGGCCCCCGCCTCCGCATCGGCTTCAGGTACCTGTTCCGGGCTCACTCAGGCGCCGTCTTCCCCTCGATGATCGAGATGGGCACAGCGGCCTGGATGCCTCTCTCCGAGATTGGTATCACCTCGGTCCGTGAACGTCTTCGCAGCCAACTGTTCTGCGGCTCATGA
- a CDS encoding IS5 family transposase: MVQRRPWEVEDGLWERIAGLLPVIERRVRYPGRKRLDDRRVLSGILFVLYTGIPWEFLPQELGYGSGSTCWRRLRDWHQAGVWQALHELLLAELRAAGLLDFSRAAVDGSHLRAMKGGAKTGPSPVDRGKTGSKHHVITEAHGIPLAATLTGGNRHDVTQLMPLVHAIPAVKGKRGRPRKRPDALFADRAYDSDTYRRELREVGIRPLIARRGTQHGSGLGIHRWVAEAAFALLHWFRRLRIRWEIREDLHEAFLILGCSIICWRRLKTSFC; the protein is encoded by the coding sequence ATGGTGCAGCGGAGGCCGTGGGAAGTCGAGGACGGGTTGTGGGAGCGGATTGCCGGGCTGCTGCCGGTGATTGAGCGCCGCGTGAGGTATCCGGGTCGCAAACGGCTCGATGACCGGCGGGTGCTGAGCGGGATCCTGTTCGTGCTGTACACCGGCATCCCTTGGGAGTTCCTGCCCCAGGAGCTGGGATACGGCTCGGGCAGCACGTGCTGGCGCAGGCTGCGCGACTGGCATCAGGCCGGGGTGTGGCAGGCTCTTCACGAACTGCTGCTGGCCGAGCTACGTGCGGCCGGGCTGCTGGACTTCTCCCGGGCCGCGGTCGACGGCTCCCATCTGCGGGCGATGAAGGGCGGCGCGAAGACCGGGCCCTCACCGGTGGATCGGGGAAAGACAGGCAGCAAGCACCACGTGATCACCGAAGCGCACGGCATCCCGCTGGCGGCCACGCTCACAGGCGGAAACCGCCACGACGTCACCCAGCTCATGCCGCTGGTCCACGCCATACCGGCCGTCAAAGGCAAGCGGGGGCGCCCCCGAAAGCGCCCCGACGCTCTGTTCGCCGACCGCGCCTACGACTCCGACACCTACCGCCGCGAACTGCGCGAGGTGGGCATCCGCCCCCTCATCGCCCGCCGCGGCACCCAGCACGGCTCCGGTCTGGGCATTCACCGATGGGTCGCCGAAGCAGCCTTCGCCCTCCTGCACTGGTTCCGGCGCCTGCGCATCCGCTGGGAGATCAGAGAAGACCTCCACGAAGCTTTCCTCATCCTCGGCTGCAGCATCATCTGCTGGCGACGCCTGAAAACCTCATTTTGCTAG
- a CDS encoding DUF5655 domain-containing protein — MSDLKLFRLDADGRDVELCGSTVALEVELQRRIEASMEAMLGIRFLASEYATGPWHRGRIDSLGLDENGTPALIEYKKGSDSGVLSHAVSYLSWLESAHHEFEALVKEKLGADAAESIDWRNPRMVCIAASFSHHDRVAVQRLRERIDLVRYRIFDGGLLSLLLIESTPGSPSQAPARRQHREREITAGAAGRGGRPSVQAVPGAPPACLRDLYAELDESLTAWGEVEVAPLKHYIAYRRMVNLASVVFRPKHEVLLIYLRVDPDTVELEEGFSRDMRGIGHLGTGDLELRIASAADLEKAGSLIRRAFEAA, encoded by the coding sequence GTGAGCGACCTGAAGCTGTTTCGGCTCGATGCCGACGGCCGGGACGTCGAGCTGTGCGGTTCGACGGTGGCGCTGGAGGTCGAGCTGCAGCGCCGGATCGAGGCAAGCATGGAGGCCATGCTCGGCATCCGCTTCCTGGCGTCGGAGTACGCGACGGGGCCTTGGCACCGGGGCCGGATAGACTCGCTCGGCCTGGACGAGAACGGCACGCCTGCGCTGATCGAGTACAAGAAGGGCTCCGACAGCGGGGTCCTGTCGCACGCCGTCTCCTACCTGTCGTGGCTGGAATCGGCGCATCACGAGTTCGAGGCACTGGTCAAGGAGAAGCTGGGTGCTGACGCAGCCGAGTCGATCGACTGGCGGAACCCGCGGATGGTCTGTATCGCGGCCAGCTTCTCCCACCACGACCGGGTCGCGGTGCAGCGACTGCGCGAGCGGATCGACCTGGTGCGCTACCGCATCTTCGATGGCGGGCTACTGAGCCTGTTGCTGATCGAGTCCACACCCGGCTCTCCGAGCCAGGCTCCGGCTCGGCGGCAGCATCGGGAGCGGGAGATCACAGCCGGTGCCGCCGGCAGGGGCGGGAGGCCGTCAGTCCAGGCGGTCCCGGGCGCACCCCCGGCTTGCCTGCGGGACCTGTACGCCGAACTGGACGAGTCCCTGACCGCGTGGGGCGAGGTCGAGGTGGCTCCGCTGAAGCACTACATCGCCTACCGGCGCATGGTGAACCTCGCCTCGGTCGTCTTCCGCCCGAAGCACGAGGTGCTCCTGATCTACCTCAGAGTCGACCCGGACACGGTCGAGCTGGAGGAGGGCTTCTCCCGCGACATGCGCGGCATCGGCCATCTCGGGACGGGCGACCTGGAGCTGCGGATCGCCTCGGCGGCCGACCTGGAGAAGGCGGGATCGCTGATACGGCGAGCGTTCGAGGCGGCCTGA
- a CDS encoding restriction endonuclease — MLKDSSLRGYLLEESLAWLLRFSGYRLLVHEDQDPVELVSESNTLRVRGRGALHQVDVLGEFAFTPAFSMPVRLFLEAKYYQGRCGLEVVRNAHGVVHDVNENFMTHAGTRPRQRFKYSYALFSAGGFTADAQKYALAHQISLVDLSGASFAWLLGHIGATASSLSKAQKHLPASVPFPVNWMRTELRRALGTSPLHLLPPPSDADGKFMEVAGAAVAEFAAVLRQRSDAELLLGFPSAPFILPLAADDHRAFLEYAEARPDHAVRIRRRGVGAAAEWTVSPADAVGAYELAFKLPEHVEDWISGVEEKERRRTVEVKEQFLSAITLYRVNGAGVRTYQLRYEASSLSRAGNALP, encoded by the coding sequence GTGCTCAAGGACTCCTCGTTGAGAGGCTACTTACTGGAAGAGTCGCTGGCCTGGTTGCTCCGATTCAGCGGTTACCGGCTGCTCGTCCACGAGGACCAGGATCCCGTCGAGCTGGTCAGTGAGAGCAACACTCTCCGGGTTCGTGGGCGTGGCGCCCTGCATCAGGTGGATGTACTTGGGGAGTTCGCGTTCACGCCGGCGTTCTCCATGCCGGTACGGCTGTTCCTGGAGGCCAAGTATTACCAGGGTCGCTGCGGGCTGGAGGTCGTACGGAACGCCCACGGCGTCGTGCACGACGTGAACGAGAACTTCATGACGCACGCGGGGACGCGGCCGAGGCAGCGTTTCAAATACTCGTACGCCCTGTTCTCCGCGGGCGGCTTCACGGCGGATGCTCAGAAGTACGCGCTCGCCCACCAGATCTCCCTGGTGGATCTGTCCGGCGCTTCATTCGCCTGGCTGCTCGGCCATATTGGAGCCACGGCATCGAGTCTGTCCAAGGCGCAGAAGCACCTGCCCGCGTCGGTTCCCTTTCCTGTGAACTGGATGCGCACGGAGCTGCGGCGGGCACTGGGGACGTCTCCGCTGCACCTGTTGCCGCCTCCATCCGATGCCGATGGGAAGTTCATGGAGGTGGCTGGTGCCGCGGTCGCCGAGTTCGCCGCTGTATTACGGCAGCGCAGTGACGCAGAGCTGCTGCTCGGCTTTCCCTCGGCGCCGTTCATCCTGCCGCTTGCTGCTGACGATCACCGGGCGTTTCTGGAGTACGCGGAGGCGAGGCCGGACCACGCGGTGCGGATCCGGCGGCGTGGGGTGGGAGCTGCGGCGGAGTGGACGGTGTCGCCCGCGGACGCGGTCGGCGCCTACGAGTTGGCGTTCAAGCTCCCGGAGCACGTCGAGGACTGGATCAGCGGCGTCGAGGAGAAGGAGCGCCGCCGCACCGTCGAGGTCAAGGAGCAGTTCCTGTCGGCGATCACGCTGTACCGCGTGAACGGCGCGGGTGTGCGCACCTATCAGTTGCGGTACGAGGCGAGTTCGCTGTCTCGCGCGGGGAACGCCCTGCCGTAG
- a CDS encoding C39 family peptidase, with translation MCRQLIAPAEWELHGGWALGNRTEWSNRACGLASLRMILLAYGHEAPTVTELLKLAVKHEVLTPRGALHAGIASLATDLGVPSTAEPVPVEDLPMRLDDAPLIVSVTEQFPDDGRTGGHLVILRGYEDGPDPTILFRDPSAWGQTHDRLPLSRLSPSYTGRAITFEPLKNNGES, from the coding sequence ATGTGCCGTCAGCTCATCGCCCCCGCCGAATGGGAACTACACGGCGGATGGGCACTCGGGAACAGGACCGAATGGTCGAACCGGGCGTGCGGCCTGGCGTCGCTGAGAATGATCCTCCTCGCCTACGGGCACGAAGCACCCACGGTCACGGAACTGCTGAAACTCGCGGTCAAGCACGAGGTCCTGACCCCGCGTGGAGCGCTTCACGCGGGGATCGCGAGCCTGGCGACCGACCTCGGAGTCCCCTCGACCGCAGAGCCCGTCCCGGTCGAAGACCTGCCTATGCGACTCGACGACGCCCCGCTCATCGTGTCCGTGACCGAGCAGTTCCCCGACGACGGCCGCACAGGCGGCCACCTCGTCATCCTTCGCGGCTACGAGGACGGCCCCGACCCGACGATCCTCTTCCGAGACCCGTCAGCCTGGGGCCAGACGCACGATCGCCTACCCCTCAGCCGCCTATCCCCTTCCTACACGGGCCGCGCAATCACCTTCGAGCCCCTGAAGAACAACGGAGAGTCTTGA
- a CDS encoding D-alanine--D-alanine ligase family protein produces the protein MTLFLNSASDLAVRKAAETLREWQHDRQGLGVALVYGPVSAEDRLYHSKCPVAQRSVTALSEALDDIGARWKVLNPCEPDFIMELATYDVVLSNLHGPYGEDGRLQGLLDYLRVPYCGSGVGASAVAADKILCKRVMLSLGVPTPGWWVWFGDAFNWNGRPVMVKPPFGGSSVGMSLIRDQADLPRALSDAAGEEGDAVLVEDYLTGVPLTVGLLELPGGAVVVFPPLTTEATEADFYDADTKLDVDSRGTVAVRAAELPPEVLDKVNEHARTLWNGLGLRGSARVDFVLTEDGEPYALEVNSTPGMSRDSNFVVGAAMVGLTHTDVVLAMLHEALTRPPYDVPLPTPAFSSVTPTREAAVSP, from the coding sequence ATGACTCTCTTCCTCAACTCCGCTTCGGATCTCGCAGTTCGGAAGGCCGCCGAAACCCTTCGTGAATGGCAGCACGACCGGCAGGGGCTCGGCGTCGCCCTGGTCTACGGGCCGGTATCGGCCGAGGACCGGCTCTACCACTCGAAGTGCCCTGTGGCCCAGCGCTCCGTGACCGCACTGTCCGAGGCCCTGGACGACATCGGAGCCCGCTGGAAGGTGCTGAACCCGTGTGAGCCCGACTTCATCATGGAGCTGGCGACGTACGACGTGGTCCTGTCGAACCTCCACGGCCCGTACGGGGAGGACGGGCGTTTACAGGGTCTGCTCGACTACCTACGCGTGCCGTACTGCGGCAGCGGAGTCGGGGCGTCCGCAGTGGCCGCCGACAAAATCCTCTGCAAGCGCGTGATGCTGAGCCTAGGCGTCCCCACACCCGGATGGTGGGTGTGGTTCGGCGACGCGTTCAACTGGAACGGACGACCCGTCATGGTCAAGCCGCCCTTCGGCGGCTCCAGCGTAGGCATGAGCCTGATCCGCGATCAGGCGGACCTTCCCCGGGCGCTTTCGGACGCTGCCGGCGAAGAGGGCGACGCCGTACTGGTCGAGGACTACCTGACCGGCGTGCCGCTGACCGTGGGGCTGCTGGAGCTGCCCGGAGGTGCGGTCGTCGTCTTCCCTCCGCTGACCACCGAAGCCACCGAGGCGGACTTCTACGACGCCGACACAAAGCTCGACGTGGACTCCAGAGGCACCGTAGCCGTACGGGCCGCAGAGCTACCGCCCGAGGTGCTGGACAAGGTCAACGAACACGCCAGGACGCTATGGAACGGACTCGGGCTGCGCGGCTCAGCACGCGTCGACTTCGTTCTCACCGAAGACGGCGAACCCTATGCGCTGGAGGTCAACAGCACGCCGGGCATGTCCCGCGACAGCAACTTCGTGGTCGGTGCTGCGATGGTCGGACTCACGCACACGGATGTCGTGCTGGCAATGCTGCACGAGGCGCTGACCCGCCCGCCGTACGATGTCCCCCTGCCCACTCCCGCGTTCTCCAGCGTCACACCGACTCGGGAGGCTGCCGTCTCGCCGTAG
- a CDS encoding site-specific integrase, which yields MAGYIEDRWLKKRPNKETGKRERTALWGKCTRYRVKGIPGVRDRSFETVADAKAWLAETQTDSRRGDFVDPRDGDISVREYVEKHWWPAQIHPAQTLESMEYRIWGQVLPLIGDLALRDVGVAELRKWSADVQREVGSGTAYTAWVYLKAIMQAAVEDKRLFRNPCKGNSTIKPPKKPERRARSWTQGRVHAVREELPDRYQITADLGVGCGLRQGEAFAFSPDDVRGDLVHIERQILRYKSQLYFGPPKGGKERDVPVMEALAKRVLVHQEQFETIEVTLPWLDPEESDVPRDERRKVTVLLLVTTTRGGAINRTTWNTKTWKPALAKAGVIPPLPKQEKGEKATRVWEPSREHGFHVLRHT from the coding sequence GTGGCGGGGTACATAGAGGACAGGTGGCTCAAGAAGCGACCCAACAAGGAGACGGGTAAGCGCGAGCGAACTGCCCTCTGGGGGAAATGCACCCGCTACCGGGTCAAGGGAATTCCGGGCGTCCGCGACCGCTCGTTCGAGACGGTCGCGGACGCCAAGGCGTGGTTGGCCGAGACACAGACGGATTCGCGCCGTGGTGACTTCGTTGATCCACGCGACGGTGACATCAGCGTGCGTGAGTACGTCGAAAAACATTGGTGGCCGGCCCAGATACACCCGGCCCAGACGTTGGAAAGCATGGAGTATCGGATCTGGGGACAAGTGCTTCCGCTCATCGGCGACCTGGCGCTCCGCGATGTCGGTGTCGCCGAGCTGCGGAAGTGGTCAGCCGACGTGCAGCGCGAAGTCGGATCGGGCACTGCGTACACCGCATGGGTGTACCTCAAGGCGATCATGCAGGCTGCCGTCGAGGACAAGCGCCTCTTCCGTAACCCATGCAAGGGCAACAGCACGATCAAGCCGCCCAAGAAGCCCGAGCGGAGGGCGCGTTCCTGGACGCAGGGCCGAGTCCACGCGGTGCGGGAAGAGCTTCCCGATCGGTACCAGATCACAGCGGACCTTGGCGTCGGGTGCGGTCTGCGGCAGGGGGAGGCATTCGCGTTCTCCCCCGATGATGTGCGGGGTGACCTCGTCCATATTGAGCGGCAGATTCTGCGGTACAAGTCGCAGCTCTACTTCGGTCCACCGAAGGGCGGTAAAGAGCGAGACGTACCGGTGATGGAGGCCCTGGCCAAGCGGGTGCTGGTGCACCAGGAGCAGTTCGAGACGATCGAGGTGACCCTGCCGTGGCTCGATCCTGAGGAGTCGGACGTTCCCAGGGACGAGCGCCGTAAGGTGACGGTGCTGTTGCTGGTCACCACAACCCGTGGTGGAGCAATCAACCGGACCACGTGGAACACCAAGACGTGGAAGCCGGCCCTGGCGAAGGCTGGGGTGATTCCTCCTCTCCCGAAGCAGGAGAAGGGCGAGAAGGCCACGCGTGTGTGGGAGCCGAGCCGGGAGCACGGCTTCCACGTCCTGCGTCACACTTAG